A genome region from Clostridium sp. JN-9 includes the following:
- the yyaC gene encoding spore protease YyaC, whose translation MDEKVIIDPKNKDSIGLIRDNIYSEIFPIFKSGRDISVICIGSDRSTGDSLGPLIGEKLKFLNREHFSIYGNLQYPVHAKNILDTLDNINKLNNNPFIIAVDACLGSLEHVGSVILKKSPLLPGAAVNKNLPPVGNLSITGVVNISGTMEFMVLQNTRLYNVMQLADLISNGIYHSILKTYGGRKYSIHELDVLKRYKNQIEAQ comes from the coding sequence ATGGATGAAAAAGTGATTATTGATCCTAAAAATAAGGATTCCATTGGTTTAATTAGAGATAACATATATAGTGAGATATTTCCAATATTCAAATCCGGCAGAGATATTTCCGTTATTTGTATTGGTAGTGATAGGTCTACAGGAGACAGTCTTGGACCACTGATTGGAGAAAAACTTAAATTTTTAAATAGAGAACACTTTTCTATTTACGGGAATCTTCAATATCCTGTTCATGCTAAAAACATATTGGACACTTTAGATAATATTAATAAACTTAATAACAACCCATTCATTATTGCAGTTGATGCCTGCCTTGGAAGCTTAGAGCATGTTGGAAGTGTAATTTTGAAAAAAAGCCCCTTATTACCAGGAGCAGCTGTAAATAAAAACTTACCACCAGTGGGTAATCTAAGTATAACAGGCGTAGTTAACATTTCAGGTACTATGGAATTTATGGTTCTGCAAAATACCAGATTGTATAATGTAATGCAGCTGGCTGATTTAATTTCAAATGGTATTTATCATAGCATATTAAAAACATATGGTGGAAGAAAATATTCAATTCATGAATTAGATGTATTAAAAAGATATAAAAATCAAATTGAAGCTCAATAA
- a CDS encoding ParB/RepB/Spo0J family partition protein: MSTNKRFGLGKGLGALIPEQIDNNTDTNEKPSSNLIDINLIKANDKQPRKVFDEAQLAQLSQSIKEYGILQPLILQKDGNTYTIIAGERRWRAAKQAKLKEVPAIVMDRSTKEILEISLIENIQRQDLNPIEEAQAYKRLIEDFSFTQEELSIKIGKSRTAITNCMRLLNLDEKVQSYIIEGVISEGHGRAILGLENKEYQFEIAQKIIDEGLSVRETESLVKKTNVNKNIKKNKDVIIENNPFINELRGKLENYFGTKVTLKHNNNKGKIEIEYYSTEDLQRIIETLNI, from the coding sequence GTGAGCACAAACAAAAGATTTGGATTAGGAAAAGGTCTTGGGGCATTAATCCCTGAACAAATTGATAATAATACTGATACTAATGAAAAACCTTCTTCTAATTTGATTGATATCAATTTAATTAAAGCAAACGATAAGCAGCCAAGAAAAGTCTTTGATGAGGCTCAATTAGCTCAACTTTCACAGTCTATTAAAGAATATGGTATTTTACAGCCATTAATATTACAAAAAGATGGTAATACATATACTATTATTGCAGGAGAAAGAAGGTGGAGAGCAGCTAAACAGGCAAAGTTAAAAGAAGTTCCTGCTATAGTGATGGATAGAAGTACAAAAGAAATTTTGGAAATATCATTAATTGAGAATATTCAAAGGCAGGACCTTAATCCTATCGAAGAAGCTCAGGCATATAAAAGATTAATAGAAGATTTTTCTTTCACTCAGGAAGAATTGAGTATAAAGATTGGAAAATCCAGAACTGCCATTACTAATTGTATGAGGTTATTAAATTTAGATGAAAAGGTCCAAAGCTATATAATCGAAGGTGTAATCAGCGAAGGACATGGAAGAGCTATTCTTGGTCTGGAAAATAAAGAATACCAGTTTGAAATAGCACAGAAAATAATCGATGAAGGATTAAGTGTTAGAGAAACTGAGAGCCTTGTAAAAAAAACAAATGTGAATAAAAATATTAAAAAAAATAAAGATGTAATTATAGAAAACAACCCTTTTATTAATGAACTCAGGGGTAAACTCGAGAATTATTTTGGAACTAAAGTTACATTAAAACATAATAATAATAAAGGTAAAATTGAAATTGAATATTATTCCACTGAAGATTTACAGAGAATAATTGAAACATTAAATATATAA
- a CDS encoding ParA family protein, with amino-acid sequence MKVISIFNQKGGVGKTTTNINLCSYLAMSGYKVLSIDIDPQGNTTSGLGFDKNNIETSIYDVMAYDDVEIDDAIVESQLISNYFIIPSTMELAGAEVELIEKNNRESILKNKIQNMKSEFDFIFIDCPPSLGFLTVNALAASDSVLIPIQCEFYALEGVGQLVNTIHLVKKSLNKNLQVEGVIMSMYDSRTNLSNEVVSEVKKYFKDKVYKTTIPRNIRLAEAPSFGLPIMLYDGKCRGALAYENLTKEFIQRQ; translated from the coding sequence TTGAAAGTAATTTCAATATTTAATCAAAAAGGTGGAGTTGGAAAAACCACTACCAACATTAATCTATGTTCATACTTAGCTATGTCTGGATATAAAGTCCTTTCAATTGATATAGATCCACAAGGTAACACAACAAGTGGATTAGGTTTTGATAAAAACAATATTGAAACATCTATTTATGATGTCATGGCCTATGATGATGTAGAAATTGATGATGCTATTGTTGAAAGCCAGCTAATCAGCAATTATTTTATAATACCTTCCACTATGGAATTGGCAGGTGCTGAAGTTGAGCTTATAGAAAAGAATAATAGAGAGTCAATATTAAAAAATAAAATTCAAAATATGAAATCTGAATTTGATTTCATATTTATTGATTGTCCTCCGTCGCTTGGCTTTTTAACAGTAAATGCTTTGGCAGCATCTGATAGCGTGTTAATACCTATACAGTGTGAATTTTACGCTTTAGAAGGAGTGGGACAACTAGTAAATACAATTCATCTTGTAAAAAAATCCCTCAATAAAAATTTACAGGTTGAAGGCGTTATAATGAGTATGTATGATAGTAGAACAAATTTATCTAATGAAGTTGTTTCAGAGGTAAAAAAATATTTTAAGGATAAAGTTTATAAAACAACTATACCTAGAAATATAAGATTAGCTGAAGCACCAAGCTTCGGCTTACCCATTATGCTGTACGATGGTAAATGCAGAGGGGCACTGGCATATGAAAATTTAACTAAAGAATTTATTCAAAGACAATGA
- a CDS encoding YkuS family protein, whose protein sequence is MIIYVSKELKSISSELRKRGYTVVEENSSSPCDAIICNIKNGGLQNVNMQSNVRTEGTLIIDSGSKNIDEIEYILNNRVYSSLF, encoded by the coding sequence ATGATTATATATGTAAGTAAAGAATTAAAAAGTATAAGTAGTGAATTAAGAAAAAGAGGTTATACAGTTGTAGAAGAGAATAGTAGTTCTCCATGTGATGCAATAATTTGCAATATAAAAAATGGAGGACTACAAAATGTAAATATGCAAAGCAATGTAAGAACAGAAGGAACTTTGATAATTGATAGCGGAAGTAAAAATATCGATGAAATAGAGTACATTTTAAATAACAGAGTATATAGTTCATTGTTCTAA
- a CDS encoding DUF4446 family protein, which yields MDNLIKTFNNFQPYLILALVIVVIIMILMIIILFNALGKLERKYKKFMRGTDNKNIEELILKYFDNIDKVKEDTEDVKELYKSLNQKVENCIQKVSLIRYRAFEDVGSDLSFSIAILDSKNNGFILTGIYGRNESTTYAKPIDEGLSRYELSQEEKQVLLDAMSK from the coding sequence ATGGACAATTTAATCAAAACATTTAATAACTTTCAACCATATTTAATATTAGCACTTGTAATAGTTGTAATAATCATGATACTAATGATAATAATACTTTTCAATGCACTAGGAAAATTAGAAAGAAAGTATAAAAAGTTCATGAGAGGAACAGACAATAAGAACATCGAAGAATTAATACTAAAATATTTTGATAATATAGATAAAGTAAAAGAAGATACAGAAGATGTGAAGGAATTATATAAAAGTTTAAATCAAAAAGTAGAAAATTGCATACAAAAGGTATCATTAATAAGATATAGGGCATTTGAAGACGTAGGAAGTGATTTAAGCTTTTCAATAGCAATATTAGATTCGAAAAATAATGGTTTTATTTTAACAGGTATTTATGGAAGAAATGAAAGTACTACATATGCAAAACCAATAGATGAGGGACTATCAAGATACGAATTATCACAGGAAGAGAAACAAGTTCTTCTGGATGCAATGTCAAAATAA